The Sphaerisporangium siamense genome includes the window TCCAGGCGCATCCGGCGGCCATGGGCACCAGGAGGGAGCGGCCGAGGGGCGTCAGCTCGTACTCCACGCGCGGCGGGATCTCGGCGAACGCCGTGCGGGTGACCATGCCGTCGCGCTCCATGGCGCGCAGGGACTCGGCCAGTACCTTCGGCGTGATGCCGCGCAGCGGAACGCGAAGCTCGGAGAACCGCCGCGGGCCGTCCTTCAGGCAGTGAATGATCTTCGCGGTCCACTTGCCGCCGACCATGAGCGGCGTGAACGGGTCACATCCGGCGAACATCTCGGGATCAAGAGGCTCCGGCACGCGAACCACCCTACGCAGGTACCGTTGCGGAAACCAACGCCCCCAGGGCTACCGTCTGCCGCACCAGACCGCACAACGACGGTCCGGCCCGGATCGGCAGGGGGTTCCCAATGAGCGAGACCAGCAGAGCACCCGAAACCACGGACCAGGGCGAATTCCGCGGAGTCGGAGACCAGGGCCAGCCGCGCCAAGTCGGGGACCAGGGCGGATCCGCCGAAGCGGGGGGCCAGGGCGGAGCGCGCGAGGCCGGGGGACGACACGGAAGTGCCGCTACCGACACGGCGGGGTCGGGTGAGGGCGATGCGCGGCGGGGTGTGGTGGTGTTCGGGGCCGGAGGGCGGGCGGGCCGGCGCGCGGTCGCCGAGGCCGTCACGCGCGGGCATCGCGTCACCGCCGTCGTCCGTGACCCGGACCGCTACCGCGCGGCACACGGCGAGCCGGGCGCGGGCGTGTCGCTGGTGGCGGGCGACGTGACGGACGCCGGCAGCGTGGCGGCGGTCGCGGCCGGGCACGACGTGGCCGTCAACGCCGCGGCCCGCATGGACGTGCCGGCGCGGGAGTTCTTCACCGCCGCCGCGCGCGCCCTGCTCGCCGGCCTGGAACGG containing:
- a CDS encoding winged helix-turn-helix transcriptional regulator, translated to MPEPLDPEMFAGCDPFTPLMVGGKWTAKIIHCLKDGPRRFSELRVPLRGITPKVLAESLRAMERDGMVTRTAFAEIPPRVEYELTPLGRSLLVPMAAGCAWTREHLPELLHARRSYDTRASS